A genomic window from Sulfurospirillum diekertiae includes:
- the metK gene encoding methionine adenosyltransferase, with translation MEHTKHYLFTSEVVSPGHPDKCADIIADSIVDALIIADKNSRVASEVFVAGKHVIIGGEVNTKSILSFADYEKIVKDALAKIGYDGKSAFTKEQCLHPDEVKVQVLLNQQSSDINQGVDQESGEIGAGDQGIMFGFASSETADFMPAAITYARMLCDKVYNYALTHNHKLGVDIKTQVTVDYGTKQNFEECKPQKIHTIVVSAPSNESLPIEEVRVLIKGLIDDTGLPTELYDPNNTIIHINPTGRYVNHSSLHDSGLTGRKLIVDSFGGYSPIGGGAQSSKDYTKVDRSGLYAARWIAKHIVAAGLAKKCSVQLSYAIGVAKPVSIAVDTSGTYTSISDDELSSFVLETFSLTPRWITNKFGLDKPSSDTFLYADVAARGQVGQSDYPWEQLDSLELFKALKK, from the coding sequence ATGGAACACACAAAACACTACCTTTTTACCTCTGAAGTAGTCAGTCCAGGTCACCCTGACAAATGTGCCGATATCATTGCGGATAGCATTGTTGATGCACTTATTATTGCCGATAAAAACTCACGCGTTGCCAGTGAAGTTTTCGTCGCAGGTAAACATGTCATCATTGGTGGCGAGGTCAATACCAAAAGTATTCTCTCCTTTGCGGATTATGAGAAAATCGTTAAAGATGCACTCGCTAAAATTGGTTATGATGGAAAATCAGCCTTTACGAAAGAACAATGTTTGCATCCCGATGAAGTCAAAGTTCAAGTGCTTCTCAACCAGCAAAGCAGTGATATCAACCAAGGTGTTGATCAAGAAAGCGGTGAAATTGGTGCAGGCGATCAAGGCATTATGTTTGGTTTTGCCTCTTCTGAAACGGCTGATTTTATGCCAGCTGCGATTACGTATGCCAGAATGTTGTGCGATAAAGTTTATAATTATGCACTCACTCACAACCATAAATTGGGTGTGGATATTAAAACACAAGTAACGGTTGATTATGGTACGAAACAAAATTTTGAAGAGTGCAAACCGCAAAAAATTCATACGATTGTTGTCTCAGCACCTTCGAATGAGAGTCTTCCGATTGAAGAAGTACGTGTTTTGATTAAAGGCTTAATTGACGATACAGGACTTCCAACCGAACTTTATGATCCCAACAATACGATTATCCACATTAACCCAACGGGTCGTTATGTGAACCATAGTTCACTTCACGATTCTGGGCTTACGGGTCGTAAATTGATTGTCGATAGTTTTGGTGGTTACTCTCCGATTGGTGGCGGTGCGCAATCCAGTAAAGATTACACCAAAGTGGATCGTAGTGGTTTGTATGCGGCACGTTGGATTGCTAAACATATCGTAGCAGCGGGTCTTGCAAAAAAATGCTCCGTTCAACTCTCTTACGCTATTGGTGTTGCAAAACCTGTCTCAATTGCTGTTGATACATCAGGAACGTATACGAGCATCAGTGATGATGAGCTCTCTTCTTTTGTACTTGAAACATTTAGTCTCACACCACGCTGGATTACCAACAAATTTGGGCTTGATAAACCAAGCAGTGATACTTTCTTGTATGCTGATGTTGCGGCACGTGGACAAGTAGGACAGAGTGATTATCCGTGGGAACAGCTGGATAGTTTAGAACTCTTTAAAGCACTCAAAAAATAG
- the aat gene encoding leucyl/phenylalanyl-tRNA--protein transferase, which translates to MATKRLIPQLHPNDYTFPDPEDASDEGLLAWGGDLKPERLLRAYVQGIFPWFNEGDPILWWSPDPRLVLFPSDIKISKSLIKSMKHFEIRYDTCFEQVMRLCLETRLAKGQKSWISEDLIAAFCTLHVKGFAHSVECFFEGELVGGLYGLYLGGVFCGESMFSIKRDASKAALIGLCKKVKSLGGDFIDCQLPTDHLQSLGASVIPREKFLAMLENALENCTTKAW; encoded by the coding sequence GTGGCAACTAAGAGACTCATCCCGCAGCTGCATCCGAATGATTATACCTTCCCTGATCCCGAAGATGCCAGCGATGAGGGACTTTTAGCATGGGGTGGTGATCTCAAACCTGAGCGACTCCTTCGTGCTTATGTTCAAGGTATTTTCCCATGGTTTAACGAGGGCGATCCCATTTTGTGGTGGTCGCCCGATCCTAGGCTTGTGCTCTTTCCCTCTGACATTAAAATCTCTAAAAGTTTAATCAAAAGCATGAAACATTTTGAAATACGCTATGACACCTGCTTTGAACAAGTGATGCGTTTGTGTTTGGAAACGAGGCTTGCCAAAGGTCAAAAAAGCTGGATCAGCGAAGATTTGATCGCGGCTTTTTGTACTTTACATGTAAAAGGGTTTGCACATTCCGTCGAGTGCTTTTTTGAGGGTGAATTGGTCGGTGGCTTGTATGGACTCTACCTTGGTGGCGTATTTTGCGGCGAGTCAATGTTCTCAATAAAGCGTGATGCTTCAAAGGCTGCGTTAATAGGACTTTGTAAAAAAGTGAAAAGCTTGGGAGGCGATTTTATTGACTGTCAACTTCCCACCGATCATCTTCAATCTTTAGGTGCATCGGTGATACCACGCGAGAAATTTCTAGCAATGTTAGAAAATGCTTTAGAAAATTGCACGACAAAAGCATGGTGA
- a CDS encoding AEC family transporter, translating into MIEHVAPVFIFVALGYIFKTIKHDISEALTEFVLYFSLPALALSKIPHMTFNHEVFSIILIAYSTMALSLVLGYSAGRFLKMDRKNLVTMMVIVGFGNTGFVGFSFIESFYSLNHVSYALVYDQIGTFIALMTFGIALIAWGGGEEQRGRDVAKQIFFSPPLMAVVVAVGFHGTDFPPLIESILDKFQATLIPLVTAIVGMKLEFRTLSLYFKENMIALCLKMVVAPFLILMGLYFWVDLKEDWVKVTFLETAMPPMTLAVVFGIRGGLNKALLINALAVGILFSFVSIGLWNLIIS; encoded by the coding sequence ATGATTGAACACGTTGCTCCCGTTTTTATTTTTGTTGCGTTAGGATACATTTTTAAAACCATCAAACACGATATTTCTGAAGCTTTAACCGAATTTGTACTCTACTTCTCCTTGCCTGCACTTGCTCTTTCCAAAATACCTCATATGACGTTTAATCATGAAGTTTTTTCAATCATTCTTATTGCCTATAGCACCATGGCACTCTCTTTGGTACTGGGATATAGTGCGGGACGATTTTTGAAAATGGATCGTAAAAATCTGGTCACGATGATGGTTATTGTCGGTTTTGGCAATACAGGCTTTGTTGGCTTTTCTTTCATCGAGTCCTTTTATTCACTCAATCATGTCAGTTATGCGCTTGTGTATGATCAAATTGGTACGTTTATTGCCTTAATGACGTTTGGAATAGCGCTCATTGCGTGGGGTGGAGGAGAAGAGCAGCGGGGACGAGATGTGGCAAAACAGATATTTTTTTCGCCTCCTTTGATGGCGGTTGTCGTTGCTGTTGGATTTCATGGAACGGATTTTCCTCCACTTATTGAGAGCATACTTGATAAATTCCAAGCGACGTTAATTCCTCTAGTGACAGCCATCGTTGGTATGAAGTTAGAGTTTCGTACCTTATCGCTCTATTTTAAAGAGAATATGATCGCTTTGTGTTTAAAGATGGTGGTTGCTCCATTTTTGATACTCATGGGTCTTTACTTTTGGGTTGATTTAAAAGAGGATTGGGTGAAAGTAACTTTTTTGGAAACAGCGATGCCTCCGATGACACTGGCTGTTGTTTTTGGTATCAGAGGAGGGTTGAACAAAGCACTTTTGATTAACGCTCTTGCCGTAGGCATTCTTTTCTCGTTCGTGAGCATTGGTTTATGGAATCTAATCATTTCATAG
- a CDS encoding apolipoprotein N-acyltransferase, which produces MKKNLDIYFTRIYIIKAFVIALCLCAFIYLAYFKLTFLTLNSLLALTGFYLLLGENRIVWFWSGFFTGLLWFYWISFSFVYYDLVFLIPFIILGIALVYGFLFWLIGRLGSSIYVQLPLLFGISFVDPFRFNWLKLQLTLIDTYFSTSLLSFGLFLSAITLFKVLPKWTKSFAVIPLIAALSFHSSQTMPETPLDVAIPTMNIPQSQRWDEAYQQKAIDLNFALIEKAIAEHKELIILPESAFPLYLNRAPRLIASLKKYSEQIAIVAGSLTYEEDQGFFNSSYLFLKGEMQIAHKIILVPFGEEVPFPAFIVEIINKLFFDGAKDYQKAKAPQDFVINGVTFRSAICYEGTNDKLFVGNPKQMIVVSNNAWFTPSTEQTLQYLLLRYYAKKYQTIIYHSANSGKSGIIYP; this is translated from the coding sequence ATGAAAAAAAATTTAGATATTTATTTTACCCGCATTTACATAATAAAAGCCTTTGTTATTGCTTTATGTCTTTGTGCTTTTATCTACCTTGCGTATTTTAAACTTACATTCCTCACACTTAACTCTTTACTCGCCCTAACAGGCTTTTACCTACTTTTAGGTGAAAATCGTATTGTCTGGTTTTGGAGTGGATTTTTCACAGGGCTTTTATGGTTTTATTGGATTAGTTTTAGTTTTGTTTATTATGACTTGGTATTTCTGATACCGTTTATTATTCTTGGGATTGCATTAGTGTATGGGTTTCTTTTTTGGCTTATTGGAAGGCTTGGAAGCTCTATTTACGTACAACTTCCACTCCTTTTTGGGATCAGTTTTGTAGATCCTTTTCGTTTTAATTGGCTCAAACTGCAACTGACCTTGATTGATACCTATTTTTCAACATCCCTGCTCTCCTTTGGACTGTTTTTAAGTGCTATAACGCTGTTTAAAGTATTACCCAAATGGACGAAAAGCTTTGCGGTGATCCCCCTCATTGCGGCACTTTCATTTCATTCATCACAAACGATGCCTGAAACACCCCTAGATGTCGCTATACCAACCATGAATATTCCTCAATCACAGCGTTGGGATGAGGCATATCAACAAAAAGCAATTGATCTTAATTTTGCCTTGATTGAAAAAGCGATTGCGGAACACAAAGAGCTCATTATTTTACCGGAAAGTGCTTTTCCACTCTATCTTAACCGAGCTCCTCGTTTAATTGCCTCTCTCAAAAAATATTCAGAGCAGATTGCCATTGTGGCAGGTTCTTTAACCTATGAAGAAGATCAAGGATTTTTTAACTCATCGTATCTTTTTCTAAAAGGGGAGATGCAAATCGCTCATAAAATTATTCTTGTCCCTTTTGGTGAAGAGGTTCCTTTCCCTGCATTTATCGTTGAGATCATCAATAAACTCTTTTTTGATGGGGCAAAAGACTATCAAAAAGCGAAAGCACCGCAAGATTTTGTCATCAATGGCGTTACCTTTAGAAGTGCTATTTGTTATGAAGGAACCAATGATAAGCTTTTTGTTGGCAATCCAAAACAGATGATTGTTGTGAGCAATAACGCGTGGTTTACACCATCTACAGAGCAAACCTTGCAATATCTCTTGCTACGCTATTATGCAAAAAAATATCAAACGATTATTTACCATAGTGCCAATAGTGGAAAAAGCGGAATTATATACCCCTAA